One Engraulis encrasicolus isolate BLACKSEA-1 chromosome 4, IST_EnEncr_1.0, whole genome shotgun sequence genomic window, cttgccttctcatgctcccagtatcatcggtgccaatgatccctacgatacactatacttaacaaaagaagacgaatgagacctgcgcatacatggtgcacatacatatacacatgaaattgacaagttcccatctgccaagtctttcaaaatgttattgtgtagtgtcaaaaacaagaaaaagactacaccattgagcagtctgaagctcttcactgttaatgatggtcaatgacagtcaggttgtagtggccctgttgttattgatgcagctgatataccgatgtctacggcagcttcctggcatgctaagcattaagagagacaaagagacggtcctcttctgtgaccttttgacagaagagatggcagacagcctgtaaaacagtgtagctgcacaatgccatgatgccaactcaaggttctatgaaaaaggaaaatcatcagtgtatgagctcccagggtcacccctatgttgcccgggagctatgttccccgagtcctatgtccccccgccaccggggaacttagaacccttttttcaaaaaggggttctattcctgctgcttccaagtagactgctgccgcatgactagcgagggttgttgttagagttacggttagggttaggctgccactgttcgcaaacttgacatgaaatacacatggcaaccattcgtgcaagagatatgcatgtgaagcatcctgggccatacaatgcggggaacatgggacccttttgaggaaaagggtcggtagttcctcagtgccatacaaagaccggggaatacaggacccggggaagctgtacgctatactctcaaccatgtttgagtggcgatgggtggttctttagtgtggggcggcacactagatacggcaagtagttgggacagagttggcataagctgtctgcatatggagggagacagataaaagactttctcttcatggtcttcgacttggaagcacaggcttcagccatggtgctacttttcttgtctgcatagatcatctgtatcgtgaacacaagcagctgttgtactccctcttcaaggtgaacagagagcaaccgagagttgctgccttgccacagagctctttatcaccttatcatgtactgatgattttcctttttcatagaaccctacaggtaagttggcatcacagcctgtaaaatagtgtagctgcacaatgcagtctgccatctcttgtcagcaggtcatggaagaggacagtctcttcgtttctcttaatgcttagcatgccaggaagctgccgtagacatcggtatcagctgcatcaataacaacagggccactacaacctgactgtcattgaccatcataaacagtgaagagcttcagactgctcaatggtgtagtctttttcttgtttttgacactacacaataacattttgaaagacttggcagatgggaacttgtcaatttcatgtgtatgtatgtgcattaccatgtatgcgcaggtcctgttcgtcttcttttgttaagtatggtgtatcatagggatcattggcaccgatgatactgggagcatgagaaggcaaggatgatggataacagcctttgggcatagcccaacctacttgtataaggtgccgtcctgtgcctgccaatcttctgctgatggagttcccatcctccagatcatgcctatgtcaattagagcggagtttctcaaagtggggcgcaagccttcAGTGTgatatctgcccccccccccccaacaaaaaaaaagatttcctatatggccaataagccaatatgtttaaagcccccctcaccaacattatattattcattgtcattgatttgaatagaataggaaattactgcattcgactgcagtccctctttgttttatctcacctttcctttaattctgcgcagcaatcgcaaaatcagtttgtgcaagtactgcttttgcttagaaaccatttatttactaatttacctcaggtcagacataactatgatagcgccagccagaagtgatttttaccccacaaaaagggggaggggccacggaggcatccagaccctctgaggggcaaatgatgggaaaagtttgagaacgactgaattagagcaagataggattcttaaatcaaaacagggtggagggagatcttcgagatgagcttgctcttctgcgtcttcctgtatgtgccatttgGGTTGAATAagcacacattcctcaacaacacagtgttcttgcagctgggggagcttcacaaactgactgtcttcaaccaagttgatcactgctgtgagcgcacttcttccatttcagcagctcttgcctcgagttcctcaacgggcttctctatgcaagaatgcttggaaaatgtgaaacgtgaaggtctttttttaaactagataagtggttctcaacctgtgggtcaagaccccctgatttgggtggtggggtcataatgtaaggactctcaaagtaaaagaccatcactgcatccaaagtaatcatcaaacaatgctaaaatacctgccaaattgtcaaataatagcctaaaaaaagacacattgttaaaatagcccaactacaagcccactacgcccaacaatgtgaggaattctgggcttgtagatcagatattctctcaatatctttacatgaattatggagtcacacaaattaggaggttcccagtccaaatatgataattttgggcggtgacggcctaaaaaggtcgaaaataacggttctagatggcggccatcttgaatttcgctgtcaaaacaaagttttataaccaaaatgatgtcagatttggaatcctcatggttggcttgtatgaaaaagtgccttcatacatgattctaggtcatccagatcaaaagttattttttagagatgccgctggacgccattttgaatttggctctctagcaaaaaagcccgggatttttgcgagggacatgggggctaaatcttttttaaagggtccatagaggtcaaatcaatcatcaaaacattgttgccagaggttggtcacggaacctccaattATGACTCTACTATAATATGTATTTTGTACAGTTCCTTTTCCAACTCTCTTTGCTTGAACACACTAATTTCTCATTCGCTTGCCCACAGATTGACCCTTGCACCTTAAATTAGGGTAGAAAGAGgagcaatatgtgtgtgtacccGTCCCACAAAAGGTCACATATGTTGTTGGAATGCCTGTAGCTTTGATTACACTGTGACATTGTTTCGATAATTGTGTGCAATATCACTAGATTTACTTTAACCAAAATCTTGTATCAATGGGTGCAGTCCCAAGGCTGCCCAAAGCCTTCTCTAGCACATTCCAACGATTCTCAATAGGGTCATTCCTTGTCAATTCATACaccctccccaggtgaccctctttgAATTGCCCAATATCCCATAGACAGGTACTTTTTCTTGCAAACTGAAAGATAACAAGTAAAATTTaacacaaaatttacaagcaaGTTTGGACACCTCTCGCTTTAGTTTATAGACAGATAAGGGCTTTAAAATGGCCATGTCCATCATATCCTGTACTTAGAAATGGCATAGCTTAAATATTTATGGACACATTGAGCCTTTGAAACTGGGTTTGTGAAAAATATTTACCTTTTAGGGCAAGAGATCTTGGAAATTGTGTATAATATTGAAATTACAACTGACTTTACATTATTTGTGAACTGTAGTTGGTATTcaagtttaaaggggtatgccactattttgaggcttcatacagttaaaatcgttggccagggtttatatagatggtaaagtgtcttattgttcatgtaagccgttgtcttgttttaagacaagttaaaagagggagcatgtcgctaagctagtgaaagtcaatggatccgtgtagcacatGCTACACgggtccattgactttcactagcttagcgacatactctctcttttaacttgtcttaaaagcaagacaactcttaacatgaaaaataagacactttaccacctttataaaccctggccaacgattttaactgtattaagccccaaaatagtggcatacccctttaagggcacTCAGAAGGATCTCAAAAATGGTTTTGGGACAAAATgacactattgcctcttttccactaccggttttctggtaggcctacagctctaaACAGTGTGACTCGACCACCACTTTTTgcattacgattgagctgtgtcttgcctattcgaaaaggaaaaagtggtgaccaagtcgcgctgtaggcctaccagaaaaccggcagtagaAAAGAGGCATATGATAACCTCATATTTCATCAGTCCCCAAATGAATCATAGGGGCACTTGACTTGAGAGAGATTTTAATCTGATGTACTGAAATGCTGTATCAAACATTTAAGCCGAGCAAAACAAATTCTTAGCCGTTCATCATCAATACACCCATGTTCCAATAACATATTACAGTGTATGAACTTTGTTTGGGCTGTGacattttttggcattttttgtaCAGTAAATCCTCAAAGAAATTACTTTTGACTTATTCAAACGACTACATAATTCTTATCATAGTCCCTGATTCTGACCATGTTTATGAGAAAACCACCTGCAATTTCCAACACCACTGTGCATACCAGTATGTTTTTTTATGGTTTATGGTTACTAATTATCCattaataaatatttaaatatataatatatattaaatatataaacTTAATTGTAGACCTTAGATGCTGAGCTGGGAGTGAATgtgattattattttcttttgtcCACAGATTGCTGAAAAGTGATGCGGCAGAAGAAGCTTGCTCGTATCTGGGGTCAGTTCTTGGTAGACACCCCTTATTCTCAACAGAGCTGGACCTGAACATGTGGACATCAGAtgacttagtattaaaaaaaatctgtgctctACTGCCAGACTCACACTGCAGATTTAGGAAGCTCAAGTAAGTGGTGGCTAAATAGTTCCAATCAATGCAAAAATGGATGTGACAACACTTAAAGACATTATTCAGACCTTATTCGCATATGGTCAATACATTCTGAATACATAATAGCAATTTGCCTATTCATCTCCAAAGTAACTCCATGATAATGAGCGTAATGAGGTGAGGAAGGTCAAAGCTataatgccctgtgtgtgtgtgtgtgtgtgtgtgtgtgtgtgtgtgtgtgtgtgtgtgtgtgtgtgtgtgtgctttgcctaATGTTTTTGTCGTGGTACAGGCTCAACAACATCTTACATACAGTGGAGGGCTGTAAGGCTTTGGTTTCTGCCCTTACATTAAACCTCTCATATCTGATTGAGTTGGATCTCAGTGGGAATGAACTACGAGACTCAGGTGCTAATCAGATCTCTGCTATGATCAGGAATCCAGATTGCAAACTACAGAGCCTTAGGTGAGTGTAGTAACTTGTATGTTTGCTGGGTTAGCTAGCTGAAAGGCAACAATGTTGTTTAAACCGGCCAACTTTCATCAAGGTACATCAATATATCTCTGCTTTTCTGTCTGCAGACTTTGTAACACTGGAATAAGAAAAGAAGGTTGTGCTGCCCTTACCTCAGCTTTGAAATCAAACCCCTCTAATGTAATACAGCTGGATCTCAGTAGGAACCAAGTAGGAGACTTAGGAATGAAGCAGATTTCAGCTCTACTCATTAATGCGGACTGCAAATTACAGAGACTGCTGTAAGTGAACAGAATGTCTGATGAATGTCTGACTCAAGCATATTGAGAACAAATGATTGTTTATTAACATCATGTCAGCTTACTCTTTAGAGgtgcactgttcttcctgtggtcaagcAATTCCTTGAAGTTTTAACCAACACCCCTTTCCCCCACCCCACTTTTAgagataaaaataaaatacataaaatacacaATATGTATGTGATGACCCATACAGTCTGAGTTTTCTCTTTTTAAGTATTTTGGGCTTTTGGGGACTTAATTATAAAATAACACTGTGAGAGGAGATTGGAGAGAGAATGGCAGGGTTGGGAGATGACCCGGAGACCTCTCAAACCAGTGaaaattagtttattacttagtaaatattcatggatttgggaatgggcagcatagttgcccGAGTTTTGTAAAGTAGaactactcttacagatgtaattactacACTATTATATTGCTACTGTTATGTAATATGTTATTGTAtctttaagagtacttctacttctacttcatacaactctaaTAGTTACAATGAGCAGTAATGCCTACTctagccacaatcctacatactctacctttaaacaTAAAAGTCAAGAGCTCAAGAATGTAGACGTTTTTTTGTTCCATGTGTGAAAGTGTTAAGTTATTGAAACCATCTTGAAAGACTATTTAAGACGGTTTCCTGCAAACTCTCCCTACAGACTTAGTAACAACAAGATAACCGAAGAAGGCTGTGCTACTCTGACTTCAGCTTTGATATCAAACCCCTCACATTTGATACAGCTGAATCTGTGTGAGAATAAACtgggagactcaggagtgaaacaGATTTCGTCCTTTCTCAgtaatccagactgtaaactacaggaaCTAGGGTAGGTAAACAAAGACTACCTGATG contains:
- the LOC134447589 gene encoding NACHT, LRR and PYD domains-containing protein 14-like, whose translation is MWTSDDLVLKKICALLPDSHCRFRKLKLNNILHTVEGCKALVSALTLNLSYLIELDLSGNELRDSGANQISAMIRNPDCKLQSLRLCNTGIRKEGCAALTSALKSNPSNVIQLDLSRNQVGDLGMKQISALLINADCKLQRLLLSNNKITEEGCATLTSALISNPSHLIQLNLCENKLGDSGVKQISSFLSNPDCKLQELGLSSCGITGEGCTALALAVSSNPSHLTQLDLRQNPLNSSEVKLISYLLKGPNCKLQTLWLDPGSKSKFVKKKK